In a genomic window of Mageeibacillus indolicus UPII9-5:
- the gap gene encoding type I glyceraldehyde-3-phosphate dehydrogenase, translating to MAIKVGINGFGRIGRMVYSAICDRDLLGEIEVVAVADVSTDADYFAYQIKYDSVQGHFRHAISTKKSSPELESDDIIVVNGHETKCILAQRNPADLPWGKLGVDYVIESTGLFTKKEDAAKHLEAGAKKVIISAPGKGGVKTLVMGVNHEEYNPAEHDVVSNASCTTNCLAPLVHVLLKSGIGIETGLMTTIHSYTATQKVVDGPSKKDWRGGRAAAINIIPSTTGAAKAVGEVLPTTKGKLTGMSFRVPTPTGSVVDLTFRSERDTSIEEIDKLMKEAAATYMKGVLAVTEENLVSTDIIHNINSSIYDSLATLQNNLKGEKRFFKIVSWYDNEWGYSNRVVDLIKYMDAHKK from the coding sequence ATGGCTATTAAAGTTGGTATTAACGGTTTTGGACGTATTGGTCGTATGGTTTACAGCGCGATTTGTGATCGTGATTTGCTGGGAGAAATTGAAGTGGTTGCGGTTGCCGATGTTTCCACTGATGCGGATTACTTTGCTTATCAAATCAAGTACGACTCAGTTCAAGGCCATTTCCGCCATGCGATTTCTACAAAGAAGAGCTCACCTGAGCTGGAAAGTGACGACATCATTGTTGTTAACGGCCATGAAACCAAGTGCATTTTAGCTCAACGTAATCCGGCGGATTTGCCCTGGGGCAAATTGGGCGTAGATTATGTTATCGAGTCCACCGGTTTGTTTACAAAAAAGGAAGATGCTGCCAAACATTTGGAAGCAGGTGCTAAGAAAGTAATTATTTCCGCTCCTGGTAAGGGTGGCGTAAAGACATTGGTTATGGGTGTTAACCACGAAGAGTACAATCCTGCTGAACACGATGTAGTTTCCAACGCCTCTTGCACAACCAACTGCTTGGCTCCGCTGGTACACGTCCTGTTAAAATCAGGTATTGGTATTGAAACCGGTTTGATGACAACCATCCATTCCTACACTGCTACTCAAAAGGTAGTTGATGGCCCGTCCAAAAAAGACTGGCGTGGTGGCCGTGCTGCCGCTATCAATATTATTCCGTCAACCACCGGTGCTGCCAAGGCCGTTGGCGAGGTTCTTCCTACCACCAAGGGTAAGTTGACCGGCATGAGCTTCCGTGTGCCTACTCCCACCGGTTCAGTAGTTGATCTCACCTTCCGTTCTGAGCGCGATACCAGCATCGAAGAAATTGACAAGCTGATGAAAGAAGCTGCTGCAACTTACATGAAGGGCGTTTTGGCAGTAACTGAAGAGAACTTGGTATCTACCGATATCATTCACAACATTAACAGCTCTATTTATGACTCATTAGCTACCCTGCAAAACAACCTCAAAGGTGAAAAGCGTTTCTTCAAGATCGTTTCTTGGTATGACAATGAGTGGGGTTATTCAAACCGCGTTGTTGATTTGATCAAATACATGGACGCGCACAAGAAATAA
- a CDS encoding metallophosphoesterase family protein, with product MKYVKYDLATHQRKPSEPIRLVHAADLHLGRGRGGKLTASSATSNYGIRTVSVYNEQRQSGFRVFKNLLNLVVEQQADLLLLVGDILEIGRLTPAELRYISDSFADLPYPVLIVAGNHDPLTDLSPYRRLKWPENVFIFPGEWTALDLPALNLTVWGRSFTSERQSDTMLPSGTYVDWCDELAHPELVTRTSVGMLHGEVVVPGGRSYYNPLTETQLAATKLSYLALGHIHKPRILELSTCALAAYSGCLYGTGFDEQGPRGADVVTLPYEEKPTIEFHALAEHEFYDSSLMVNWSTSLQANVNTVMEAIRRDDAKPADNFYRLHLSGELPSELSWTWAMLVAELQQNFYDLTVYDETEAKIDLIELKKEFSLRGLVAAAAWQEISICTDPHQKHELQAALQVLLQIMHETKA from the coding sequence ATGAAATACGTTAAATATGACTTAGCAACACATCAAAGAAAACCGAGCGAACCGATACGTTTGGTACATGCGGCGGATCTGCACTTAGGCCGAGGACGTGGTGGTAAACTGACGGCTTCTTCTGCTACCTCGAATTACGGCATAAGAACAGTCAGCGTTTATAACGAACAACGTCAATCCGGCTTCCGCGTTTTTAAAAATTTGCTTAATCTAGTGGTTGAACAGCAGGCTGATCTGCTGCTTCTTGTCGGCGACATCTTGGAAATCGGCCGTTTAACGCCAGCTGAACTTAGATATATAAGCGATTCATTCGCTGATTTGCCTTACCCTGTGTTGATAGTAGCCGGCAATCATGATCCACTTACGGATCTTTCCCCTTATCGACGCCTGAAATGGCCGGAAAATGTTTTCATTTTTCCGGGTGAATGGACGGCACTTGATCTTCCGGCCTTGAATTTAACGGTTTGGGGGCGGAGCTTTACTTCCGAACGGCAAAGCGACACCATGCTCCCTTCCGGTACGTATGTAGATTGGTGCGACGAACTTGCTCATCCTGAGCTGGTCACTCGAACATCCGTAGGAATGCTGCATGGGGAAGTAGTGGTTCCTGGAGGCCGGTCTTATTATAATCCGCTTACTGAAACACAATTGGCAGCAACCAAGTTATCTTACTTGGCACTGGGACACATTCATAAACCACGGATACTGGAATTGTCGACTTGCGCGCTTGCTGCCTATTCCGGCTGCCTTTACGGCACAGGTTTTGATGAACAAGGACCGCGCGGAGCTGACGTTGTAACCTTGCCTTACGAGGAAAAACCGACCATTGAATTCCATGCCTTGGCTGAGCATGAATTTTATGATTCTAGTTTGATGGTGAACTGGTCGACATCACTGCAAGCCAATGTCAACACCGTGATGGAAGCTATACGACGCGATGATGCAAAGCCGGCCGACAATTTTTATCGGCTGCACTTAAGCGGTGAGCTACCCTCGGAGCTAAGCTGGACTTGGGCTATGTTGGTGGCGGAACTACAGCAAAATTTTTACGATTTAACCGTGTATGACGAGACTGAGGCTAAGATTGATCTGATTGAGCTGAAAAAGGAGTTTTCGTTGCGCGGCTTAGTGGCGGCTGCTGCTTGGCAGGAAATAAGCATTTGCACCGATCCGCATCAAAAACATGAGTTGCAGGCGGCGTTACAGGTCTTGTTGCAAATTATGCACGAAACAAAGGCCTGA
- a CDS encoding AAA family ATPase — protein sequence MKFRQIHVYGFGKLVDTTIDLHPGMQVLYASNERGKSTLLAFIRAIFYGLGDKKNRDISNSRERYRPWIGGTWGGYIIFEHREKLMRLERIFGERKSDDKIRLFNENTGEEILRITKSQKQVGEVLLGFTPDEFNATTYIGQAPAERYFQDRDNAVYYRLLAILGKPTREFDTQTIKNNIREAIKQATRGKNTRSLEVLQNEAEANAAVLQRENACRADLAASEAKYRAVIDAVETKQQKLLASQKKCEKYLELQTLTQKKSTLQRDLSECTELRVTWENRCLDLAKNGIDGANHQLYKTELPKLLKKVQEQAWSLKKAAQRLSDLRNKLNIAETQLAARAIKPNKAGKWPWDEYTEQQNEYQKLAASAAKTSELLDLKTRQVELRRRSLTKAEEIKSTQTDLQRIYDQIETTKSELLQYQALAANAAHQVEVAEKKYVAEEARLDEKQRIRTHDQKLRLQRYNFRLKLLSSAGFAFSAIAVILTLLTTLLFQNAVAKQAGYVTAIMTLIIGLGLLIHRSIFPPAEPKPISDPDSISGLNYLKAEAEDLRGKQIKLQQEIKVRSADITTKINMAGEKKAVLSALKAEKNSAEELGEDLAVQIATAESNYKLSPSINSLSEKIDALRRQMQEIDVWGKNFCDFFHIKDADVKAWQIDFMQQKQAVEIMRTDVATADADYNDVAESATGLLVQVREKYPQFIMAEPGPFLKPDTKPDANPDANSDAESDSKTDPKPDANLDANPDTVAANEAVSGLLKSDPSAVDTVFYNSAPSATIQYSLEKVIRYLTDLLNRLQSYEQLAKQVMKRLTDIVTANNLSASLNGTVLAKVDLVNFLPNISKIRENLADRISEIDAVQTKTLEEISDHDSAKADFELGFLKSDDIHQSEYLNKNIEMEQIAQDSLRQEIKEMQQEAEGRLIEFRNYQSELAEMEELKRQQKDLAMEIELKEQSIARLNKAAAWFDQAVEHFENEFSPKLSEAAGKYLRDLTANRYDQVHIARNFATKIDVDDSLIMKPSEVFSNGTYDQIFLAQRLAVIDFLDTNRELPILADDPFVNYDQERMCAAYKLLAKIAHTDDRQILMVTCHAAPNGFIPKNEGCTWQVWQ from the coding sequence ATGAAGTTTCGACAAATTCATGTTTACGGCTTTGGCAAGCTTGTGGACACAACAATAGATTTACATCCAGGTATGCAGGTTCTTTATGCTTCCAATGAACGTGGCAAGTCAACGTTATTAGCATTTATTCGTGCGATTTTTTATGGGTTGGGTGATAAAAAAAACCGTGATATCAGCAATTCACGTGAACGATACCGGCCGTGGATCGGCGGAACTTGGGGAGGATACATAATCTTTGAACACCGCGAAAAATTGATGCGTTTGGAAAGAATCTTCGGAGAACGAAAAAGCGATGACAAGATAAGACTTTTTAACGAAAATACGGGAGAGGAAATACTCCGCATAACCAAAAGTCAAAAACAAGTCGGTGAAGTCTTGCTAGGATTTACACCGGATGAGTTTAATGCGACAACATACATTGGGCAAGCTCCGGCAGAACGCTATTTTCAAGATCGCGATAATGCGGTGTATTACCGATTATTGGCAATTTTAGGAAAACCGACTAGAGAATTCGACACTCAAACTATAAAAAATAATATACGTGAAGCGATAAAACAGGCTACCCGCGGCAAAAATACCCGCTCATTAGAAGTTCTGCAAAATGAAGCGGAGGCGAATGCCGCAGTTTTGCAGCGAGAAAATGCTTGCAGAGCCGATTTAGCTGCAAGTGAGGCAAAATACCGAGCTGTGATTGACGCCGTTGAGACCAAGCAACAGAAATTGCTGGCTTCGCAAAAAAAATGTGAAAAATATCTCGAATTACAAACCTTAACCCAGAAAAAGTCTACTCTCCAAAGAGATTTAAGTGAATGCACTGAACTTAGGGTAACATGGGAAAATCGTTGCTTGGATTTGGCAAAAAACGGGATTGATGGGGCAAACCACCAGCTTTATAAAACTGAACTGCCAAAACTGTTGAAAAAAGTACAGGAGCAGGCTTGGAGCTTGAAAAAAGCTGCTCAACGTCTCAGTGATTTGCGAAATAAATTAAATATAGCCGAAACTCAATTGGCTGCAAGGGCGATTAAGCCGAATAAGGCTGGCAAATGGCCCTGGGATGAATATACAGAGCAACAGAATGAATATCAAAAACTGGCAGCTTCTGCCGCGAAAACTAGTGAATTGCTTGACTTAAAAACAAGGCAAGTTGAATTACGTCGCCGCAGCTTGACCAAAGCAGAAGAAATAAAGTCAACTCAGACTGACTTGCAACGCATATATGACCAAATAGAAACGACCAAAAGTGAATTGCTGCAATACCAAGCCTTGGCCGCCAATGCCGCTCACCAAGTGGAAGTTGCTGAAAAAAAGTATGTGGCCGAAGAAGCGCGCTTGGATGAGAAACAGCGTATACGAACGCACGATCAAAAATTGCGCCTGCAACGCTATAATTTCCGTTTGAAACTTTTATCGTCTGCCGGCTTCGCCTTTTCTGCCATTGCAGTTATTCTAACTTTACTTACGACATTGCTATTCCAAAATGCCGTAGCTAAACAGGCCGGTTACGTTACCGCGATCATGACTTTGATAATTGGGCTGGGCCTTCTCATCCACCGTAGCATTTTCCCTCCTGCCGAGCCGAAACCGATAAGCGATCCGGATTCAATATCCGGCTTAAACTATTTGAAGGCTGAAGCAGAAGACTTGCGCGGTAAGCAGATTAAACTCCAGCAGGAGATTAAAGTCAGATCGGCAGATATTACCACAAAAATCAATATGGCCGGCGAAAAAAAGGCCGTGCTAAGTGCCTTGAAAGCTGAAAAAAATTCTGCCGAGGAACTTGGCGAAGATCTGGCTGTCCAAATAGCCACTGCTGAGTCAAACTATAAACTTTCGCCTTCGATTAATAGCCTGAGCGAAAAAATTGATGCTTTGCGTAGGCAAATGCAGGAAATAGATGTATGGGGAAAAAACTTTTGTGACTTTTTCCATATCAAAGATGCCGATGTAAAGGCTTGGCAGATCGATTTTATGCAACAGAAACAGGCCGTGGAAATTATGCGGACAGACGTTGCTACAGCCGATGCTGATTACAATGATGTAGCTGAATCGGCAACCGGATTGCTCGTACAAGTAAGGGAAAAATATCCTCAATTTATAATGGCTGAACCAGGGCCGTTTCTGAAACCGGATACTAAGCCGGATGCGAACCCGGATGCGAACTCGGATGCTGAATCAGATAGTAAAACGGATCCTAAACCGGATGCGAACTTGGATGCGAACCCGGATACTGTTGCTGCAAACGAGGCTGTATCTGGACTCTTGAAATCGGATCCTTCAGCAGTCGATACCGTATTTTATAATTCTGCGCCTAGTGCCACGATACAATATAGCTTGGAAAAAGTTATACGATACCTAACCGATCTGCTGAATCGACTGCAAAGCTACGAACAGTTGGCGAAACAAGTTATGAAGAGACTGACGGATATAGTAACTGCGAATAATCTAAGTGCCTCTTTGAATGGCACAGTTTTGGCTAAAGTAGATCTGGTAAACTTTTTGCCCAATATCAGCAAAATACGAGAAAATTTGGCTGACCGAATATCAGAGATTGATGCTGTTCAAACAAAAACATTGGAAGAAATTTCCGACCATGATTCCGCTAAGGCTGATTTTGAGTTGGGCTTTCTTAAATCTGACGATATACATCAATCTGAATATCTAAATAAAAATATAGAAATGGAGCAAATTGCACAAGACAGCTTAAGGCAAGAAATAAAAGAAATGCAGCAGGAGGCAGAAGGCCGATTGATTGAGTTCCGAAACTACCAAAGCGAATTGGCCGAAATGGAAGAATTAAAGCGGCAACAAAAAGATTTGGCGATGGAAATCGAACTGAAGGAACAAAGCATTGCTCGTCTCAACAAAGCAGCAGCTTGGTTTGACCAAGCCGTTGAACATTTCGAAAACGAATTTTCGCCTAAATTAAGCGAGGCCGCTGGAAAATATCTTCGTGATCTCACCGCCAATCGTTATGATCAAGTACATATTGCTCGCAATTTTGCCACAAAAATTGATGTTGACGATTCCCTGATAATGAAGCCGAGTGAAGTTTTCAGTAACGGAACTTACGACCAAATATTTCTTGCCCAGCGTTTGGCGGTAATAGACTTCTTAGATACAAATCGAGAATTGCCTATATTGGCGGATGACCCGTTTGTAAATTACGACCAGGAGAGAATGTGTGCCGCGTATAAACTGTTGGCAAAAATTGCCCATACGGATGACCGACAAATCCTTATGGTAACCTGCCACGCCGCGCCTAACGGATTTATTCCTAAAAACGAAGGCTGCACATGGCAAGTTTGGCAATGA
- a CDS encoding ImmA/IrrE family metallo-endopeptidase, giving the protein MSLLSYIRQTVQDLVEKSGTRNPLELAEAENIFVSFKDLGSLKGFFVNLDGEPNIVINIGLDEHWHKTVLAHELGHAVLHCKQAINLPYLDYKLSGRSTKIEYEANLFAADLLIDDESILSELVFTTDITSLAVILHCPAEYVMLKLKLLRTAGYTFNLPLDIDNNFLGK; this is encoded by the coding sequence ATGAGTTTACTTTCTTATATACGACAAACCGTGCAGGACTTGGTCGAAAAATCTGGCACGCGTAATCCGTTGGAATTAGCAGAAGCCGAAAATATTTTCGTTTCATTCAAAGATTTAGGATCACTCAAAGGATTTTTCGTCAACTTGGACGGTGAGCCAAACATTGTTATCAACATCGGACTGGATGAGCATTGGCACAAAACGGTTTTGGCACATGAACTAGGGCATGCCGTTTTACACTGCAAGCAAGCAATAAACCTGCCTTACTTGGACTACAAGTTGAGCGGAAGATCCACCAAGATAGAATACGAGGCCAATTTGTTTGCCGCTGATCTGCTCATCGATGACGAATCTATTTTGTCAGAACTGGTTTTCACTACGGACATCACCAGCCTTGCCGTCATTTTACATTGCCCGGCTGAATATGTGATGCTAAAGCTCAAACTTTTACGTACGGCCGGATACACGTTTAACCTGCCATTGGACATTGACAATAATTTTTTGGGGAAGTAA
- a CDS encoding helix-turn-helix domain-containing protein, which yields MTFGEKLRELRRLNHITQAELAEELKISLRALVYYENNHRFPPRDTLVAIGNFFHVNVSYLVDDLCSNDSVSYEVLPPCELLAQVGSLLSGGSLNEEDKDKFIKALIDIQNDAAARKHQAVSSDEGKS from the coding sequence ATGACTTTCGGAGAGAAGTTACGTGAACTGCGTCGCTTAAATCATATTACTCAAGCAGAGCTTGCCGAGGAATTGAAAATAAGTTTAAGAGCTTTGGTTTATTATGAAAATAACCATAGATTTCCGCCCCGAGATACATTAGTTGCAATCGGTAATTTTTTTCATGTAAACGTTTCTTATCTGGTAGATGATCTCTGTAGTAATGATTCCGTCTCTTATGAAGTATTACCGCCATGTGAGTTGCTTGCTCAGGTAGGGTCACTTCTGTCCGGCGGAAGTCTCAATGAAGAAGATAAAGATAAATTTATTAAAGCACTAATTGATATACAAAATGATGCCGCTGCCAGAAAGCATCAAGCAGTTTCGTCCGACGAAGGCAAATCATGA
- a CDS encoding DNA polymerase Y family protein yields MRWILHSDMNSFFASVELLYRSDLRGRPVAVCGSVAERHGIVLAKSDEAMRYGIKTAETISEANSKCRDLRIISPHYELYKKYSKMAKEIYERYSDKVEPFGPDECWIDVTFMVDSWATAVNLAIQIKNTIKAELGLNVSIGVAHNKFLAKMGSKLAKRNGIKIIDSETWQREILPLDLTHMFGCGKATREKLAKYAVKTIMDLAGMNYDFCAAVLGKNGTVLWRWANGVDTSPVISSYERRQSLSLSHGITCRKDLHSINEIRRVIQFLLKDIVGQLHRSEIGGSSIEIIVKFVDLKARRYTANLLEPLNSYFALERSYVQLLQKEGGVPGDGVRAVTIGISTFKKIQAGTGKIDNIGCNMRGKADLTQTWYKLRKLFGSNALYHAGEAIGGNLPNYVQNEVC; encoded by the coding sequence ATGAGGTGGATTTTACACAGTGATATGAACAGTTTTTTTGCATCAGTTGAATTATTGTATAGATCAGATTTAAGAGGTCGACCGGTAGCTGTATGCGGCAGTGTTGCCGAACGCCACGGAATAGTTCTGGCCAAGTCGGATGAAGCCATGAGATACGGTATAAAGACAGCTGAAACTATATCTGAAGCTAACTCCAAATGCCGCGACTTGAGGATAATATCACCGCATTACGAGCTATACAAAAAATACTCTAAAATGGCAAAAGAAATATATGAACGCTATAGTGACAAAGTGGAGCCGTTTGGCCCTGACGAATGCTGGATAGATGTAACATTCATGGTAGACAGCTGGGCAACTGCTGTAAATTTAGCTATCCAAATCAAAAATACAATAAAGGCCGAACTCGGGTTAAACGTATCCATTGGGGTGGCACATAATAAGTTTTTGGCCAAAATGGGAAGCAAGCTTGCCAAAAGGAACGGAATAAAGATTATAGACAGCGAGACTTGGCAAAGAGAGATTCTGCCGCTTGACTTAACGCACATGTTCGGCTGCGGCAAAGCAACAAGAGAGAAACTGGCAAAATATGCCGTTAAAACAATTATGGATTTAGCAGGTATGAATTACGATTTTTGTGCAGCAGTGTTGGGAAAAAACGGCACGGTACTTTGGCGATGGGCCAATGGAGTTGACACATCACCTGTTATAAGTTCCTACGAACGCCGACAGAGCTTAAGTTTAAGCCACGGCATAACTTGCCGTAAAGATTTACATTCGATAAATGAAATACGCCGGGTGATCCAATTCCTATTGAAAGATATAGTCGGACAATTGCACCGCAGCGAAATCGGCGGCAGCAGCATAGAAATAATCGTTAAATTCGTTGACCTGAAAGCAAGGCGCTATACAGCAAATTTATTGGAGCCGTTAAACAGCTATTTTGCATTAGAACGAAGCTATGTACAGCTGCTGCAAAAAGAAGGCGGTGTGCCGGGAGACGGAGTTAGAGCTGTTACTATCGGAATAAGCACATTCAAGAAAATTCAAGCAGGCACAGGTAAAATTGATAATATTGGATGTAACATGCGAGGCAAAGCCGACCTGACACAAACATGGTATAAATTGCGCAAACTGTTTGGATCAAATGCTCTTTACCATGCGGGTGAAGCAATTGGCGGTAATTTACCAAACTATGTTCAAAATGAGGTTTGTTAA
- a CDS encoding YicC/YloC family endoribonuclease, which produces MPKSMTGFGTGKVDSAGCSLQVDIKSVNNRYCDINVRMPRLLLPLEPALRRKISAAIDRGKIEVYVQFIDNRETAVEVVPNLNLAAAYVNAVNLMSNALSMPCEFGIRDLLRVDGVFKIQENELDLDMVGGLLDEATDAALENLIRVKQIEGERLTSELLNYVDQLETKRRYIASRMPAVLEAYYCRLKEKLQELISDRSIDETRITMEAAIYADKIDVSEEMTRLASHFDLLRHTLNSDKAVGKKLDFIVQEINREINTTGSKANDAEVTGVVVDMKCINEKLREQIQNIE; this is translated from the coding sequence ATGCCGAAGAGTATGACCGGATTTGGGACTGGCAAAGTTGATTCTGCCGGTTGCAGCCTGCAAGTTGATATTAAATCTGTTAATAATCGTTACTGTGATATAAATGTGCGCATGCCTCGTCTGTTGCTGCCTCTGGAACCTGCTTTGCGCCGGAAAATATCGGCCGCTATAGATCGCGGAAAGATAGAAGTATACGTCCAATTTATTGACAACCGTGAAACTGCCGTTGAAGTAGTCCCCAACCTTAATTTGGCTGCCGCTTATGTGAATGCCGTTAATTTAATGAGCAATGCCTTGTCTATGCCATGCGAGTTCGGTATAAGAGATTTGCTACGTGTTGACGGTGTTTTTAAAATTCAAGAAAATGAACTTGATCTTGATATGGTTGGCGGTTTGCTCGATGAAGCAACTGATGCGGCTTTAGAAAACCTGATAAGGGTTAAGCAAATTGAAGGCGAGCGGCTCACAAGTGAACTTTTGAACTATGTCGATCAATTAGAAACTAAGCGTCGTTACATCGCCTCACGCATGCCGGCTGTTTTGGAGGCATATTACTGCCGCCTCAAGGAAAAATTGCAAGAGCTTATTTCTGACCGGTCAATAGATGAAACTCGGATTACTATGGAGGCAGCTATTTATGCCGATAAAATTGATGTAAGCGAAGAAATGACCCGCTTAGCCAGCCACTTCGATTTGCTGCGCCACACTTTGAATTCAGACAAAGCAGTCGGAAAAAAATTGGATTTTATTGTCCAAGAAATTAACCGTGAAATTAATACCACTGGTTCAAAAGCTAACGACGCAGAAGTCACCGGCGTAGTAGTGGACATGAAATGCATAAATGAGAAGTTACGCGAACAGATACAAAATATTGAATAA
- a CDS encoding DUF370 domain-containing protein produces the protein MDFIRIGFNNLVGKDRIIAVVSPEAAPVKRMVQDAKDRGALIDATAGRKTKAVIVMDSDHIVLSALEIEELTEELNKQKESE, from the coding sequence ATGGATTTTATCAGAATCGGTTTCAATAATTTGGTAGGTAAAGACAGAATTATTGCTGTAGTTTCACCGGAAGCGGCGCCGGTTAAACGAATGGTTCAAGATGCGAAAGACCGAGGCGCGCTGATTGACGCCACCGCTGGCCGAAAAACTAAAGCCGTTATTGTTATGGACAGTGATCATATTGTCTTGTCGGCGTTAGAAATAGAAGAACTGACCGAAGAACTTAACAAACAAAAGGAATCCGAGTAG
- the gmk gene encoding guanylate kinase, with translation MELELKQQGLLICVSGPSGVGKGTVIAAAKELCRNLVHSVSVTTRAPRLGEIEGVSYYFRSKTNFEQMLADGEILEHDCYCEHYYGTPLRPIEEKMRAGIDVIMDVTVPGSLTTIRNYPDAISIFLLPPSLTELRRRLVGRATESPEVVEKRMAKSTDEIAEAGKFKYILVNHEVRTTAQLILNIIEAEKHRTERQKGIEEIILNR, from the coding sequence ATGGAATTGGAACTGAAACAACAGGGGTTATTGATTTGTGTATCGGGGCCATCTGGCGTAGGCAAAGGAACAGTAATAGCGGCGGCCAAAGAGTTGTGCCGCAATTTGGTGCATTCAGTATCGGTTACTACCAGAGCACCTCGCCTTGGCGAAATTGAGGGCGTGTCCTATTATTTTCGATCAAAAACCAATTTCGAGCAAATGCTAGCTGACGGGGAGATCTTGGAACATGACTGCTATTGTGAACATTATTACGGGACCCCGTTACGCCCGATCGAAGAAAAGATGCGAGCAGGTATAGATGTAATCATGGATGTAACTGTACCAGGGTCGTTGACTACGATTCGTAACTATCCTGACGCAATAAGCATATTTCTATTACCGCCATCATTGACGGAATTACGTCGACGCTTGGTTGGCCGCGCTACCGAATCACCGGAAGTGGTGGAAAAGCGCATGGCCAAGTCAACAGATGAAATTGCTGAAGCCGGCAAATTCAAATATATTCTTGTCAATCACGAAGTACGGACGACAGCACAACTTATTTTGAACATCATAGAAGCGGAGAAACACCGTACTGAACGCCAGAAAGGTATTGAAGAAATTATTCTTAACCGTTAG
- the rpoZ gene encoding DNA-directed RNA polymerase subunit omega, whose product MLVKPPLEKLLPRVENRYTLAIAIAKRTRQLVAGAQPMAESDSPSLVTMACEELAAGTVVAVPDIVEPYINLRPDVEAALQNEREQAEANDDMSTADVFAADEQSMDGEDDNPIEATATRHSETADSATNNHDDTEFSDDEQEDLPENKKGQNDGAENDTTEDETED is encoded by the coding sequence ATGTTAGTTAAACCACCGTTAGAAAAATTGTTGCCGCGGGTAGAAAACAGATATACATTAGCTATTGCGATAGCTAAACGCACCCGCCAATTAGTTGCTGGAGCACAGCCGATGGCTGAATCGGACTCACCCAGCTTGGTAACTATGGCTTGTGAAGAATTGGCGGCCGGGACGGTAGTTGCCGTACCAGATATCGTCGAGCCATATATCAATCTGCGTCCTGATGTGGAAGCAGCTTTGCAAAATGAACGTGAGCAGGCTGAAGCAAATGATGACATGTCGACGGCCGATGTGTTTGCCGCTGATGAACAAAGTATGGATGGTGAAGATGACAATCCGATCGAAGCTACTGCCACTCGCCATAGCGAAACTGCCGATTCCGCAACTAATAATCATGATGATACAGAATTTTCTGATGACGAACAAGAAGATTTGCCTGAAAACAAAAAAGGGCAAAACGACGGAGCTGAAAACGACACTACGGAAGATGAAACGGAGGACTAG